Proteins found in one bacterium genomic segment:
- a CDS encoding FAD-linked oxidase C-terminal domain-containing protein: YELVAKYHGSIDGEHNDGIIRTPYLPIMFGEKMCGLFAQVKKIFDPQNILNPGKKVGGTIADIERSMIGHV, translated from the coding sequence TGTACGAACTGGTGGCAAAATACCACGGCTCAATAGACGGCGAGCATAATGACGGCATTATCCGCACCCCGTATCTGCCAATAATGTTCGGCGAAAAAATGTGCGGGCTGTTTGCGCAGGTGAAAAAAATCTTTGACCCGCAAAATATCCTCAACCCCGGCAAAAAAGTCGGCGGAACTATTGCTGATATTGAGAGAAGTATGATTGGGCATGTATAA